CGTCGGCGCAGTCGGGCAGGCGGAACAACTGCAGCCGTCCGGCCCAGTCACCGCCGTAGGCGGAGGCGAAAGCGGAGTAGCCGACACCCAGGCGGGCCGTGCCACCGGCGGGAGCGGAAACCTTCAGCACGACGCCCTTGACGCCGAGACGGGTCGCGTCCTTGCGGCTCAGGACCTCAACGGTGAGGGACTTCGCCGACCGGCCCTTGCCGGGCGCGGTGGCCGTGACCGGCAGGGTGCCCGCTTCCTTTCTCGCCGTGGCGCCGGCGTTGAGGGCCAGGGTAGCCGTGCCTGCCGTGGGCCAGGTGGTCGGACGCTGCTGGTCCCGGCGGGCTCGTTCGGCCGCCTTACGGTCCGCCTGCGAGGGCTTCTCGCTCACCTTGGCAGTGAACGGGCGGACTTTCGCCGAACGAGGCGGCTCCAGCGTGGGAGCCCCGAGCGGATCGGGAGTGGCAGCGAAGGCGACGGGGGTGAGCAGGCCCGGGAGCATCGCCAGCCCGGTCAGGGTGGCTATGCGTCTGCTCCAGCGGCCTGTGCTTCCGCCTCCGCGGCCCGGACCGGGCCATGGGGTGCCGAAGTGTTTCACGTGATGTCTTCCTCACTAGGGCCAGGCAGCATCGTGCCTGGCCATGGACAACAGGGCGTGAAAGCGCCGTGCGGAGCGCACGGAGGTATAGGAAGCCTGCTGGGCGGGCGGCGTCGCCTGCCGACCGCCCAGCAAGCAGAGGAAGGGGGCGGTTAGCCGGTGATGCCGGGTGCCAGGACCTGGGATCTGATCTGGTCGACCGTCATGGCGCCGGACCACACGCGCAGCTGCTCCAGAGCGCCGGTGAAGTAGTGGCCGGTGCTGCCGGCCGCAGTTCCGCGGCCCCAGCTCAGCTCACCGCTGCCCTGCTGCGGGGTGGGGAAGGTGCCCACTTCTTGTAGCTGAGGCTCCTGCCCGACGTACAAATCCAGATCGCCGTCGCCGGTCTCAGGATCGGCCTGTGCGTTGAAGACTCCGGTGAGGGTCACCCTGGTGCCGACCTGCGCTTCATAAGTGGCCGGTACGACGGTGCTCTG
This region of Streptomyces chromofuscus genomic DNA includes:
- a CDS encoding LamG-like jellyroll fold domain-containing protein: MTVSGTTIGEEDDALLVDGAAHAAATGPVVDETGSFTVSADVRLNTDQLASKPLGYRAQVAGQTMGGESSWALSVVKRENDLGQHIYLWEFARTAVGPDGTVTQSTVVPATYEAQVGTRVTLTGVFNAQADPETGDGDLDLYVGQEPQLQEVGTFPTPQQGSGELSWGRGTAAGSTGHYFTGALEQLRVWSGAMTVDQIRSQVLAPGITG